CAGCAACCTCAGTGAGGAGATAATCGCTGGGTTCTGATGCATTGATTTTGACAAACAGGTAACCAGGTGTCATACTGGCACAAAAGTGGGGAATACTTATGAATGAAGTGCAACTCTGCATCACTGAGATGCGAACATTCTTCCGTAATGGGTCAACCCAGTCGGTTGCATGGAGAAAAACTCAGCTCAAAAAGCTAAAGGATGGGATCAAGGAACATGAAAAACAGATTCTTGATGCACTCTTCGAGGATCTGGGGAAATCCGATTTTGAGGGATTTGCAACCGAGCTCGGTTTGGTCTATGCAGAAATAGACAAACATCTCAAGCACCTGGATTCCTGGACCAGTAAGAAACGGGTAAGAAATACCTTGCTTTCTTTTCCCTCCAAAGCCTACACAATCTCCATACCCTTGGGGATTGTGTTAATCATGAGTCCTTGGAATTATCCATTCCAACTCACTATCGCTCCCTTGGTCAGTGCATTGGCGGCTGGCAATTGTGTCATCGTCAAACCATCAAGATACAGTAGCCATACATCACAGGTTCTGGAATCCCTGGTCGCAAAGCTCTTTCCGAGCCACTATGTTACAGTTTTTCAGGGTGGCAGCGAAATGAACCAGGAACTGCTCTCGCATCGTTATGATCATATATTCTTCACCGGGAGCCCTACAGTTGGCAAAGTGGTCATGGAAGCTGCGGCTAAGACGCTCACCCCGGTCACCCTGGAATTAGGAGGAAAAAGCCCTGCAATTGTAGAAGCAAACAGTGACATTCCCCTCGCCGCCCGTAGGATCATCTGGGGAAAATGTCTCAATGCAGGTCAAACCTGCATAGCACCCGACTACGTATTGGTTGAACGCACGGTGGCTTCCCAATTGATAGAAGAGATGAAGGTGGCAATCACCAACATGTTTGGAAGCGATCCCCTGCATTGCAATGACCTTCCCCACATCATCAACGAAAGACACTTCAACCGACTCATCAGTCTGTTTGAGGAAGGAACACTCGCCTACGGTGGGCAGATTGACCCAAAGAATCTGAAAATCGCCCCAACTCTGATAACCGATGTACAGAGAACCGGAACACTGATGAGTGAAGAAATCTTTGGCCCGATTTTGCCCATCCTTACCTATGAGACTTTTGAACAAGCTGTCGGGTATGTGCAGGCACGCGAACACCCCCTTGCACTGTATCTTTTCAGCAACAACAAGGAACACCAGGAAATCGTGGTGAGAACCGTCAGCTATGGAGGAGGATGCATCAATGACACGGTCATGCATCTCTCCAACCCCCACCTCCCCTTTGGAGGAGTCGGGTCCAGCGGTATGGGCAGCTACCATGCAAAACAGGGGTTCGATACCTTCAGCCACCAGAAAAGTGTGCTCGAAAGTAAACGATGGCTCGAGATAAAATTGCGTTATGCCCCTTATCGGGGAAAGCTTGCTTTGATCAAACGATTGTTTTCTTAGGAGGGTTCATGAAAAAGATAGTAGGTATTACTCTGGTTCTCACCCTGCTTGCCACTGTTTCGCTAACTGCAGCGATTGACACAGTGAGGGCCGATGAACTGTATGAGATTGATGCATTTACCCAGGCTGAGGGATTGCTTGAGGAACAGCTAGCAGGGGTGACCAATGATGCAGACCGCGCAGAGATCCTGTGGCGTCTGGCCCGCCTGCAGGTATCCCTTGGTGACGAATTGGATGAGGAAGACAAGGCCGGTAGGTTTGCTTTTTATGAGAAAGGTGAACAATACGCCTTGCAATCCATCGAGGCAAACACCTCATGGCAAGGGTATCTCTGGAAGTGTTCGAACATCGGCCGATGGGGACAGACAAAGGGACCGTTGAATGCCTTGGGTAAAGCGAAGGGAATGCTTGAGGACCTGACTACCATAGTAAACACCCTGGGTGTGCTCGACTCCAGTGAAACCTGGTACGTACTTTCCAGCCTCTATGACGAACTTCCCGGTGGGTTCATCTCATTCGGGAACAAGGATTGGGCAGTAAGCTATATGAGAATGGCCATGGATACCATTCCCAGTCATCTTTACTACCCAGGCCACTACCTGAAACTTGCCGAGGAACTCTATTCAAGGGATTGGAGTGCATCAAAGAGAAGCAAGGAAATGAGGAGCATGGAGAAAGACTGGAAGAAAGGTTCAACCAATCTTGAGAAATACCGCTACTACGAGGGCAAGGATGGAGGGAAAAGCAAGCCGTTCTACTCTTCAGTCACCCTGGATAGGATGAGTGACCGACAGGAAGCGGTAATGGTTCTCTCCTATGCGCTTGCAAAGGCTGATATACTGGAACCACTGAAAGAGAGTGATGCGGTGGTTGTTGAGGAAATACAGGAACTCATCAACGATTGGACGTAAGATTCTGAGGATTATGATACAGCCCCTGAAAGTCAGGGGCTGTAATTATTTGTAGGTACATTTATTAATGCTTGAACGGATTCTCACCTTCGTAGGGGAGTCCTTCCCTCTGGTTGTAGGCGATATCCTCAATTCCCAGATAGGCGAAAACATTGAACAAGGCCTTTCCGACATGGTTGAAGGCTACCGCAGCATGATGCGGGTACGCTTTCTTTAAAAGCACATACCGATAGAATCGGGCCATCTCCTCAATGCCTATCACACCGATGCTTCCAAAGCTTTCACTGGGAACATCCAAGACTTCTCCTTGCGCGACATATGCACGCAGTCGCCCCCGAGCGTCGGACTGCAGGCGATACACGGTAACTGGACCGGATACCAGGTCCCCTTCCATCGTACCCCTGGTGATATCGGGTTCAGCAAGATCCGGCTCGAGGTCTCGTTTCATGATCACCTGATATCCCATATGAGGATTCTTGAGGAGGGAGCAAGAGGTATTCCCACAGTGGAACCCCATGAACAACTCATCATTACGATAAGAACGTTTCCCTCTGATATGCTCCTCATACATCTTGGAGGGAACAGTGTTGTTGATATCCAGCAAGGTCACAGGTTTGTCACTCACACAGATACCTATGTATTCGCTCAATGCTCCATAGATATCGACTTCACAACTGACGGGAATGCCCTTTGCTGTAAGACGGCTATTCACGTAGCAGGGAACAAAACCGAACTCTGTCTGGAAGGCTGGCCAGCACTTGTTCGCAAAGGCAACATATTGGCGATCCCCTTTATGCTCCTCAATCCAGTCGAGCAGTGTCAACTCATATTGGGCAAGCCTAGGCAGTATTCCCTCGTAGGGGCTGCTGCCGATCTCACTTGCCATCTCCTTCACCAGGGAATCAATGCGCTTGTCATCCTTATGATTGTTGTAGGCTACAAGCAGGTCGAGCTCGCTGTTTTCCTCTATCTCCACCCCGAGGTCGAATAGTCCCTGGATGGGAGCATTGCATGCCATGAAATCCTGTGGCCTTGGACCAAAGGAGATAATCTTCAATTGCTTGAGGGATATGACGGTTCTTGCAACCGGGATGAATTCCTCGATCATGGTGGCGACTTCCCGGGCAGTGCCGACAGGATACTCAGGGATATGTGCTCGCAGGGAGCGCAATGCCAAATTATAGGAACAGTTGAGCATCCCGCAGAAGGCATCCCCCCTGCCATCATGTAAATCCCCATCTCCCTCCGCCGCGGCAACATACATCACCGGTCCGTCGAAGTATTTGGCAAGCAGGGTCTCGGCAGTCTCCGGGCCAAAGTTACCCAAGAATACCACCAGGGCATTGACCTCGTGCTTCATGGTATCTTCCAACGCAGCGCGCATATCCTTCTCATCCTCAACGGTAATAGGACATTCGTAAATAGGATCCTGATATGCTTCCTTTACTGCATTCCTTCTTCGTTCACTCAATGCCTTGGGAAAACAACTGCGGCTTACCGCAATCAAACCCAAGCGGACCTGTGCAATATTATTCATAGCTTACTCCTGGTTCTTCTGCCCATAGTAGGCATTCTTTCCATGTTTTCTCAGATAGTGCTTATCCAGCAGGACCTGGTCCATCGTCCGTTTAGGATTCTGTTCCAACAGCACTGTGTGATAGGCCATATTGGCCACCTCCTCCAGCACCACTGCATTCTCCACTGCCTTCTTAGCACTGTTCCCCCAGGTAAAGGGACCATGGCTGTGAACCAGTACTGCTGGGATTGAAAGAGGATCAAGGGATGCAAACCGTTCTACAATCACCTTACCGGTCTCTTCTTCATAGGCTGTCTCAATTTCCTTGTTTTTCATCTCCCTGGTACAGGGAATCTCCCCATAGAAATAATCAGCATGGGTGGTGCCGAGAGCCGGGATGCCCCGTCCAGCTTGGGCAAAAATGGTTGCCCATCGGCTATGGGTGTGTACAACCGCCTTGATTCCCTTAAATTGGTTGAACAGATAGCGGTGGGTAGGGGTATCGGAAGAGGGATTGTAGGAACCTTCCACAATCTTGCCGGTTGCAAGTTCCACCACCACCATCTTGTCGGCGGTAAGTTCCTCATAAGGAACCCCGGAGGGTTTGATGACCATGAACTCACGCTTTGGGTCAACCGCAGAGACATTACCCCAAGTGAAGGTGATCAAGTGATAGTGCTCAAGCAACAGGTTTGCTTCACACACTTCTTCTTTCAGCTGTTCCAACATGATAACTCCTTCAGGAGCCTTAAAAGGCTTCCTCTGTCCAAAAAAAATCCATACGAAAAGAGCCCCAATCCCTTTCGCAGGTAGAACAATTCTATCATACAAACAGCGTTAGCTCATCTTCTTTTTCTCCTCTTGACAAAAGGAAGCGAAACATATTATATGAATATATGTTCATATATTGAAATGATAGGAGATTTACATGGCCGACAAGTGTATCTGGAATGTACAAAATCTTGACTGTG
This sequence is a window from uncultured Sphaerochaeta sp.. Protein-coding genes within it:
- a CDS encoding aldehyde dehydrogenase, with translation MNEVQLCITEMRTFFRNGSTQSVAWRKTQLKKLKDGIKEHEKQILDALFEDLGKSDFEGFATELGLVYAEIDKHLKHLDSWTSKKRVRNTLLSFPSKAYTISIPLGIVLIMSPWNYPFQLTIAPLVSALAAGNCVIVKPSRYSSHTSQVLESLVAKLFPSHYVTVFQGGSEMNQELLSHRYDHIFFTGSPTVGKVVMEAAAKTLTPVTLELGGKSPAIVEANSDIPLAARRIIWGKCLNAGQTCIAPDYVLVERTVASQLIEEMKVAITNMFGSDPLHCNDLPHIINERHFNRLISLFEEGTLAYGGQIDPKNLKIAPTLITDVQRTGTLMSEEIFGPILPILTYETFEQAVGYVQAREHPLALYLFSNNKEHQEIVVRTVSYGGGCINDTVMHLSNPHLPFGGVGSSGMGSYHAKQGFDTFSHQKSVLESKRWLEIKLRYAPYRGKLALIKRLFS
- a CDS encoding L-ribulose-5-phosphate 4-epimerase — its product is MLEQLKEEVCEANLLLEHYHLITFTWGNVSAVDPKREFMVIKPSGVPYEELTADKMVVVELATGKIVEGSYNPSSDTPTHRYLFNQFKGIKAVVHTHSRWATIFAQAGRGIPALGTTHADYFYGEIPCTREMKNKEIETAYEEETGKVIVERFASLDPLSIPAVLVHSHGPFTWGNSAKKAVENAVVLEEVANMAYHTVLLEQNPKRTMDQVLLDKHYLRKHGKNAYYGQKNQE
- a CDS encoding fucose isomerase, with the protein product MNNIAQVRLGLIAVSRSCFPKALSERRRNAVKEAYQDPIYECPITVEDEKDMRAALEDTMKHEVNALVVFLGNFGPETAETLLAKYFDGPVMYVAAAEGDGDLHDGRGDAFCGMLNCSYNLALRSLRAHIPEYPVGTAREVATMIEEFIPVARTVISLKQLKIISFGPRPQDFMACNAPIQGLFDLGVEIEENSELDLLVAYNNHKDDKRIDSLVKEMASEIGSSPYEGILPRLAQYELTLLDWIEEHKGDRQYVAFANKCWPAFQTEFGFVPCYVNSRLTAKGIPVSCEVDIYGALSEYIGICVSDKPVTLLDINNTVPSKMYEEHIRGKRSYRNDELFMGFHCGNTSCSLLKNPHMGYQVIMKRDLEPDLAEPDITRGTMEGDLVSGPVTVYRLQSDARGRLRAYVAQGEVLDVPSESFGSIGVIGIEEMARFYRYVLLKKAYPHHAAVAFNHVGKALFNVFAYLGIEDIAYNQREGLPYEGENPFKH